In the Sphingobacterium sp. PCS056 genome, AGCAATGGGCGAAAGGATCTCATCAGATCAGCGATATCTTAAAGTCGACTGCAGTATGGGAACAAGATCTATCGGCTTTTCCAGGATTTTATAACGCTGTAGCAAACTACATTCAACAAATCAGCAGTATAGGAATAGAGGCGGTCTTAAAAAAACAGGAGCAATTAAAGTATGAAAACTAAGTTTTTACAGATCCACCCATTAGATAATGTGCTGGTCGCACTGCAAGATCTGAAAAAGGGAGAGGTCATCTCATTTAAAGGTAGTGATATCACCCTTACCGCTGATATTCCGGCAAAACATAAATTCTTTATGGATGATATGCATGCCGGTGATGATATTTTGATGTATGGAGTATTGGTCGGTAAATCTCAATATGCGATCGCCAAAGGAAGTCGTATGGATACAGACAATACAAAACACGCAGTAGATACCTATTGTTTTCGTCCTTATGATTATCAGTGGACAGCTCCTCATATCGATTCTTTTAAAGGCAAAACATTTAATGGTTATGTACGATCAGATGGACGTGTGGGTACGGCAAATCATTGGTTATTCATTCCTCTCGTGTTTTGTGAGAATAGAAATCTCGATATTATTAAGGAAGCCTTATACAATGAACTGGGTTATAATGTTTCTGAAAAATATAAGTCATTTACAAAGGCACTAGTACATGCGCACAAAAATGGAAGGCCATTACAGCAGGTCAATATGGATGAATTCGTCCATTTTTCTCCAACCTCTGAACGTGTTTTTAAGAATATTGATGGTATTAAATTTTTAAATCACCAAGGAGGCTGCGGTGGCACTCGTCAAGATGCGGCAATATTAAGTAAGCTATTGGGCGCTTATGCAGATCATCCGAATGTATGCGGTATCACCATTCTGAGTTTAGGATGTCAAAATCTTCAAATAAATGATTTTTTAACCGATCTAAAGGATCGAAATCCAGACTTCGATAAACCTATTTTTATTTTCGAACAGCAGCAGTCCAAGAGTGAAGAAATCCTGATCAAAGAAGCTATCACCGCTACATTTGAAGGTCTAGTCCAAGCCAATGAGATAGAAAGGCAGCCCGCTCCATTAAGCAAATTGGTGTTGGGAGTCAAATGCGGCGGAAGCGATGGATTCAGTGGAATTTCAGCCAATCCTGCTGTGGGATACACTTCAGATTTATTAGTGGCTTTGGGTGGAACTGTTCTTTTAGCGGAATTTCCAGAGCTGTGCGGGGCCGAACAAAGTTTGATTGATCGTACTATAGACGAGCATGCCGCTAAAAAATTCATCTCCCTGATGCAAGCTTATAGCGCTTCTGCAGAACAGGCTGGATCGGGTTTTCATATGAATCCATCACCGGGTAATATTAAAGATGGCCTGATCACCGATGCCATAAAAAGTAATGGAGCGGCAAAGAAAGGAGGCAACTCTCCTATTGTAGATGTGCTGGACTATACCGAATCTTATTCAAAATCTGGGCTTAATTTGGTCTGTACACCGGGCAATGATGTGGAAGCCACAACGGGAAAAACAGCATCAGGCGCAACATTGATCTTATTTACCACAGGTCTTGGTACTCCGACAGGCAATCCCATCTGCCCCGTCATCAAAGTCGCAACCAGCACAAAACTTGCAACGCAAATGGCAGATATCATCGATATCAATACAGGACCGATTATCGATGGTGAAAAGACCATTGAAGAAATGGGTGAAGATATACTGCATTATTGTATCCAAGCGGCGAGCGGTGCGATTATACCCAAAGCCGTCTTACTCAATCAAGATGATTTTATTCCTTGGAAACGAGGAGTGAGTTTATAAATCCATATAATTCCATTTGATATGAAATCTTTTTTAGACGAAAACTTCTTATTAACGACAAAAACAGCGCAAGATCTATATCACGGTTTTGCGAAACATCAACCCATTATTGATTATCATAATCACCTTATACCGCAGCAGATCGTCGAAAATAGATCTTTTGATAATATCTCTCAGCTCTGGTTATATGGCGATCATTATAAATGGAGAGCTATGCGTACCAATGGTGTAGATGAAAGGTATATAACTGGAGATGCTACGGATGAGGAAAAATTTATCAAATGGGCAGAGACAGTTCCGTATACTTTGAGAAATCCACTTTATCATTGGACACATCTCGAATTGAAACGATATTTTGGTATTGAAGAAATACTTTCTGGTAAAAATGCAAAAGCTATTTACGACCGTATCTCCGAACAACTGCAATCACCAGAATTTAATGTCCGTGGTCTGCTCAAAAAAATGAACGTGGAAGTGATATGCACAACAGATGATCCGATCGATAGCTTAAATGATCATCAACAATTTGCTTCTGAAAAAGAAACATTTAAGATGCTACCCGCATTTAGACCTGATAAGGCTATGAATTGCGACCGTGTGGATGAGCTTAATTCATACATAGATCAATTGGAAAAGTGTACAGATATGGATATCAGTTCATTCCAAGATTACTGTAAGGCCATTCGGTCACGTCATGATTTTTTCGCCTCCAATGGCTGTTGCCTATCAGATCATGGCATCAACCAGGTCTATGCCGAAGATTATACCGAACAGGAGATCATCCAAATATTTGCCAAAATCAGAAATAAACAGGATCTCAGTCTGCAAGAAAATTTAAAATTCAAATCTGCCATGCTCATCTACTTTGCAGAACTGGATCATGAAAAGAACTGGGTACAACAGTATCACCTTGGCGCATTACGCAACAACAATAGTCGTATGCTCACTATACTGGGTCCAGATACGGGATGGGACTCTATCGGCGATTTCAGTCAAGCGACGGCTCTTTCAAAGTTTATGAATAAGTTGGATCGTACTGACCAGCTTGCCAAAACGATTGTTTATAACCTCAACCCTGCAGATAATGAATTGATCGCCTCGATGATCGGAAATTTTAATGACGGTTCGATTGCAGGAAAAATACAATTTGGTTCTGCCTGGTGGTTTTTAGATCAAAAGGATGGTATGACCAAACAATTGAACGCTTTGTCCAACATGGGACTTCTTAGCAGGATGGTC is a window encoding:
- a CDS encoding UxaA family hydrolase, which codes for MKTKFLQIHPLDNVLVALQDLKKGEVISFKGSDITLTADIPAKHKFFMDDMHAGDDILMYGVLVGKSQYAIAKGSRMDTDNTKHAVDTYCFRPYDYQWTAPHIDSFKGKTFNGYVRSDGRVGTANHWLFIPLVFCENRNLDIIKEALYNELGYNVSEKYKSFTKALVHAHKNGRPLQQVNMDEFVHFSPTSERVFKNIDGIKFLNHQGGCGGTRQDAAILSKLLGAYADHPNVCGITILSLGCQNLQINDFLTDLKDRNPDFDKPIFIFEQQQSKSEEILIKEAITATFEGLVQANEIERQPAPLSKLVLGVKCGGSDGFSGISANPAVGYTSDLLVALGGTVLLAEFPELCGAEQSLIDRTIDEHAAKKFISLMQAYSASAEQAGSGFHMNPSPGNIKDGLITDAIKSNGAAKKGGNSPIVDVLDYTESYSKSGLNLVCTPGNDVEATTGKTASGATLILFTTGLGTPTGNPICPVIKVATSTKLATQMADIIDINTGPIIDGEKTIEEMGEDILHYCIQAASGAIIPKAVLLNQDDFIPWKRGVSL
- the uxaC gene encoding glucuronate isomerase — translated: MKSFLDENFLLTTKTAQDLYHGFAKHQPIIDYHNHLIPQQIVENRSFDNISQLWLYGDHYKWRAMRTNGVDERYITGDATDEEKFIKWAETVPYTLRNPLYHWTHLELKRYFGIEEILSGKNAKAIYDRISEQLQSPEFNVRGLLKKMNVEVICTTDDPIDSLNDHQQFASEKETFKMLPAFRPDKAMNCDRVDELNSYIDQLEKCTDMDISSFQDYCKAIRSRHDFFASNGCCLSDHGINQVYAEDYTEQEIIQIFAKIRNKQDLSLQENLKFKSAMLIYFAELDHEKNWVQQYHLGALRNNNSRMLTILGPDTGWDSIGDFSQATALSKFMNKLDRTDQLAKTIVYNLNPADNELIASMIGNFNDGSIAGKIQFGSAWWFLDQKDGMTKQLNALSNMGLLSRMVGMLTDSRSFLSFPRHEYFRRILCNLFGDDVENGELPDDQEWIGKIIEDICYNNAKAYFRF